The Chanos chanos chromosome 6, fChaCha1.1, whole genome shotgun sequence genome includes a region encoding these proteins:
- the aldh3a1 gene encoding aldehyde dehydrogenase family 3 member A2 codes for MEKGIVEQAREVFQSGRSRPLQFRIQQLRALHRLIKERETDIAAALKQDLSRSEFDTPLFELVGLENDIKLAESKLSEWAAPQPVRKNLVTITDDVYIKAEPLGVVLIIGAWNYPWALTLQPLVGAIAAGNAAVVKPSELSKHSANLLKELLPQYLDTEMYPVVTGGIPETQELLRQRFDHIFYTGNSTVGKLVMEAASRHLTPVTLELGGKSPCYIDKDCDISVACRRVTWGKYANCGQTCIAPDYVLCDPGIQDQVIEGIRQTLQEFYGEDPKSSPDYGRIINQHHFDRVTGLMEGCEVALGGKSDRSQCYIDPTVLRDVLPHARIMQEEIFGPVLPIVTVNSVTEAISFINEREKPLALYVFSSNKKVIDRMLTETSSGGVTVNDVIMHYTLSSLPFGGVGHSGMGRYHGRHTFDQLSHHRAFLVKSLAMEGLNKARYPPRTAARLRRAKFFLQKRLCSCSQAICVWAVLSTILALGLLTALLVVLLKDPRV; via the exons ATGGAGAAAGGCATAGTGGAACAAGCCAGGGAGGTTTTCCAGTCTGGGAGGTCCCGACCCCTGCAGTTCAGGATTCAGCAGCTCCGAGCCTTGCACAGACTCATCAAGGAGCGTGAGACAGATATTGCAGCAGCCCTCAAACAAGACCTTAGCAGA AGTGAGTTCGACACGCCGCTCTTTGAGCTCGTCGGCCTCGAGAACGACATAAAGTTGGCAGAGAGCAAACTTTCAGAGTGGGCAGCCCCACAGCCAGTGAGGAAGAATCTCGTCACTATCACAGACGATGTATACATCAAGGCCGAGCCACTGGGTGTGGTACTCATCATCGGAGCCTGGAACTACCCTTGGGCTCTCACCTTACAGCCCCTCGTAGGAGCTATTGCAGCCG GAAATGCAGCTGTGGTAAAGCCCTCAGAGTTGAGTAAGCATTCTGCTAATCTTCTGAAAGAGCTCCTTCCTCAATATCTGGATACG GAGATGTATCCTGTGGTGACAGGAGGGATCCCTGAGACACAGGAGCTGCTGAGGCAGCGTTTTGATCACATCTTCTACACGGGAAACAGCACCGTGGGGAAGTTAGTCATGGAGGCAGCGTCTCGACATCTCACCCCAGTGACATTGGAGTTAGGGGGGAAGAGCCCCTGTTACATCGACAAGGACTGTGACATTTCTGTGGCATGCAG ACGAGTGACTTGGGGAAAATATGCTAACTGTGGCCAGACCTGCATAGCACCAGACTACGTCCTCTGTGATCCTGGCATCCAAGATCAGGTGATCGAGGGAATTAGACAGACATTACAG GAATTCTATGGCGAAGACCCAAAGTCCTCTCCAGACTATGGCCGCATTATCAACCAACATCACTTTGACAGAGTTACAGGTCTAATGGAAGGATGTGAAGTGGCACTTGGTGGAAAAAGTGACAGGTCCCAGTGTTACATAG ATCCTACAGTACTGAGGGACGTATTGCCACATGCCAGAATAATGCAGGAAGAGATCTTTGGACCTGTGCTACCAATAGTAACGGTCAATAGCGTCACTGAGGCCATAAGCTTCATCAATGAAAGGGAGAAACCATTGGCACTTTATGTTTTTTCATCCAATAAGAAG GTGATAGATCGAATGTTGACTGAGACCTCCAGTGGAGGAGTGACAGTTAATGATGTGATTATGCACTACACGCTCAGTTCCCTGCCCTTTGGTGGTGTAG GGCATAGTGGTATGGGTCGTTACCATGGGAGACATACATTTGACCAACTTAGCCACCATCGTGCCTTCCTTGTTAAGTCCTTGGCCATGGAGGGACTAAACAAAGCCCGCTACCCTCCCCGGACGGCTGCACGTTTGCGCAGGGCAAAGTTTTTCCTGCAGAAACGCCTGTGCAGTTGCAGTCAGGCCATCTGTGTATGGGCTGTGCTCTCCACCATACTGGCACTGGGTCTGCTCACTGCTCTATTGGTTGTACTGCTCAAG GATCCACGGGTCTGA
- the tpst1 gene encoding protein-tyrosine sulfotransferase 1 isoform X1, protein MIGKLKQNLLVACLVISSVTVFYLGRHAMECHHRIEERSQPVMGSIRATLRTGQNLSSPFIYNKDMPLIFIGGVPRSGTTLMRAMLDAHPDVRCGEETRVIPRILAMKQMWSRSGREKMRLDEAGVTDEVLDSAMQAFLLEIIVKHGEPATYLCNKDPFALKSLSYLAKIFPNAKFILMIRDGRASVHSMISRKVTIAGFDLSSYRDCLTKWNRAIETMYTQCLEAADKCLPVHYEQLVLHPEKWMRTLLKFLDIPWNEAVLHHEELIGKAGGVSLSKVERSTDQVIKPVNVEALSKWVGKIPADVLRDMPVIAPMLSRLGYDPHANPPNYGRPDPQVLDNTRRVFKGEFQLPDFLKEQSQLQKSPEKPNPS, encoded by the exons ATGATTGGAAAACTGAAGCAGAATTTGCTGGTGGCCTGCTTGGTCATTAGCTCTGTCACAGTTTTCTACCTGGGCAGGCATGCCATGGAGTGTCACCATCGCATCGAGGAGCGAAGCCAGCCAGTCATGGGCAGCATCCGTGCCACTTTACGCACTGGCCAGAATCTCAGCAGTCCTTTCATTTACAACAAGGACATGCCTTTGATCTTCATTGGAGGCGTGCCTCGGAGTGGCACCACACTCATGAGGGCCATGCTGGACGCCCATCCGGACGTGCGCTGCGGTGAGGAGACCCGTGTTATTCCCCGCATCCTGGCTATGAAGCAGATGTGGAGCCGGTCTGGCCGTGAGAAGATGCGCCTGGATGAAGCTGGCGTTACGGATGAAGTCCTGGACTCTGCCATGCAGGCCTTTCTGTTGGAGATCATTGTGAAACATGGTGAGCCAGCAACCTACCTGTGTAACAAAGACCCATTTGCGCTTAAGTCCCTCTCATACTTGGCCAAGATCTTCCCTAACGCCAAGTTCATTCTGATGATCCGAGACGGACGAGCCTCGGTCCACTCCATGATCTCCCGCAAAGTGACTATTGCGGGTTTCGACTTGAGCAGCTACCGGGACTGCCTTACCAAGTGGAACCGCGCCATTGAGACAATGTACACGCAGTGCCTGGAGGCTGCGGACAAGTGCTTACCCGTGCACTATGAGCAGCTGGTCCTGCACCCAGAAAAGTGGATGAGGACGCTGCTGAAATTCCTTGACATTCCATGGAATGAGGCAGTCCTGCATCATGAGGAACTTATTGGGAAAGCTGGAGGGGTGTCACTTTCCAA GGTGGAGAGGTCCACGGACCAGGTGATAAAACCAGTCAACGTGGAGGCCTTATCCAAGTGGGTGGGCAAGATCCCAGCGGACGTCCTGAGGGACATGCCTGTCATCGCACCAATGCTCTCCCGGCTAGGGTACGACCCGCACGCTAACCCCCCCAACTACGGCAGGCCGGATCCCCAGGTCCTGGACAACACTAGAAGA
- the tpst1 gene encoding protein-tyrosine sulfotransferase 1 isoform X2 — protein MIGKLKQNLLVACLVISSVTVFYLGRHAMECHHRIEERSQPVMGSIRATLRTGQNLSSPFIYNKDMPLIFIGGVPRSGTTLMRAMLDAHPDVRCGEETRVIPRILAMKQMWSRSGREKMRLDEAGVTDEVLDSAMQAFLLEIIVKHGEPATYLCNKDPFALKSLSYLAKIFPNAKFILMIRDGRASVHSMISRKVTIAGFDLSSYRDCLTKWNRAIETMYTQCLEAADKCLPVHYEQLVLHPEKWMRTLLKFLDIPWNEAVLHHEELIGKAGGVSLSKVERSTDQVIKPVNVEALSKWVGKIPADVLRDMPVIAPMLSRLGYDPHANPPNYGRPDPQVLDNTRRLQKSPEKPNPS, from the exons ATGATTGGAAAACTGAAGCAGAATTTGCTGGTGGCCTGCTTGGTCATTAGCTCTGTCACAGTTTTCTACCTGGGCAGGCATGCCATGGAGTGTCACCATCGCATCGAGGAGCGAAGCCAGCCAGTCATGGGCAGCATCCGTGCCACTTTACGCACTGGCCAGAATCTCAGCAGTCCTTTCATTTACAACAAGGACATGCCTTTGATCTTCATTGGAGGCGTGCCTCGGAGTGGCACCACACTCATGAGGGCCATGCTGGACGCCCATCCGGACGTGCGCTGCGGTGAGGAGACCCGTGTTATTCCCCGCATCCTGGCTATGAAGCAGATGTGGAGCCGGTCTGGCCGTGAGAAGATGCGCCTGGATGAAGCTGGCGTTACGGATGAAGTCCTGGACTCTGCCATGCAGGCCTTTCTGTTGGAGATCATTGTGAAACATGGTGAGCCAGCAACCTACCTGTGTAACAAAGACCCATTTGCGCTTAAGTCCCTCTCATACTTGGCCAAGATCTTCCCTAACGCCAAGTTCATTCTGATGATCCGAGACGGACGAGCCTCGGTCCACTCCATGATCTCCCGCAAAGTGACTATTGCGGGTTTCGACTTGAGCAGCTACCGGGACTGCCTTACCAAGTGGAACCGCGCCATTGAGACAATGTACACGCAGTGCCTGGAGGCTGCGGACAAGTGCTTACCCGTGCACTATGAGCAGCTGGTCCTGCACCCAGAAAAGTGGATGAGGACGCTGCTGAAATTCCTTGACATTCCATGGAATGAGGCAGTCCTGCATCATGAGGAACTTATTGGGAAAGCTGGAGGGGTGTCACTTTCCAA GGTGGAGAGGTCCACGGACCAGGTGATAAAACCAGTCAACGTGGAGGCCTTATCCAAGTGGGTGGGCAAGATCCCAGCGGACGTCCTGAGGGACATGCCTGTCATCGCACCAATGCTCTCCCGGCTAGGGTACGACCCGCACGCTAACCCCCCCAACTACGGCAGGCCGGATCCCCAGGTCCTGGACAACACTAGAAGA